The region GTCGGGGAAGGTCTCGACGAGGCGGTCCAGCGGGCGTTCACCCGGCCCGCCCCCAAGTCCGCCGGTCCGCAGATGCGGTACCTGGTCAAGCAGCTCAAGGGCACCAGGGCCGTCGCCGAACTGCTGGGCGTCACCCAGCGCACCGTCGAGCGGTATGTGCGCGACCAGCTGAGGAAGCCCCGCCAGGACCTCGCCGCCCGCATGGACCGTGAGGTCAAACGGCGCTGGCAGCCGCAGATCCAGGCGAAGGCCCGCCGGGACGCGGCGACCACCGGCGGCATCGTCATCGACACCCGCGCCCGGTTCGGCTACACGGCGGCCCCCGGCTCCACCGACGACGCCCGGCTGCGCCACCTCACCGTGGCGCTCCCGCCGGCGTACGCGGCCCGGCTCTTCGAGACGCGGCAGCAGGGCGGCAGCGACCGGCAGCTCCAGGAGATCGCGGCCGAAGGGCTCCAGGAGGCCTACTTCAAGGACGGCGGGCGCCGGGCGCAGGGGCTGCTGGTGGAGTACACCGACCTGGAGCACGTCGCGTTCGACCTCTGACGGGGCGTCGCGGCGTACGTCCACAGGCGCCGTTCCCGCCTGTACGTGGGAGGCGCCGCCCTCCCGCGGGGCGGCGCCTCCCACGTACAGGTCCGAGCGGGTCCTTCGGTCGCTTCGGTCGCTGAGGCGCGGTGTCCGGTGTGCGTGACCTGCTGGTTCGGTGTGGGACCGGGACAGCTACCCAAGGTGCTTCCGGGTGTTTCCCGTACCGGTGGCTGCCGTTCACCGTTAAAAGCAGGCCAGCCGGTTTGTTTTCTGGGAAGAGAAGCACCCCGCAGCGGACAGGTCCGCCGGCTCAGTCGACCGGGCCCGTGACCACCGTGGTGAAGACGTCCTTGCCGTCCTGGCGGCCGACGACCTCCAGCGTCACCATGTTGCCGGGCTCGTGCGACACCCGGGTCACCTCGATCCAGCAGGGCCGGTCGAGTTCGGCGTACTGGTGGAAGTCGTTCGAGGCGGCGGCCGGGATGAACGAGCGGGGCGCCATCACGGCGCAGGCCGCCTGGCGGGCCGCTTCGAGCAGGACCATGCCGGGCACGTGGTCGCCCTTGTGGTCGAAGAGGATCGGGTGGTTGAGGTCCGGGGTGAGCAGCCAGCGCGGGTTCCCGCAGGGGCCGGAGCCGGGGACGTCGGAGAGCACCACGTCCGTGGTGAACGTCCGCCCGACCATCGACGGCGGCAGCAGGGTGCGTTCCGGGTACGTCTCCGCGGCGACGGGCGGCTGGGCGGCGCGGCTCTGGCGCAGCCGGTTGTAGACGGCCGGCGGGATCACGGAGATCTGTCCCGTGCCACCCGCCATGGGCAGGCCGCCGCGGCGGAGCGCGAACTCGAACGCCATGCGGCTGGCCACGCCCCTGCGACGGACGATCTCCGTGCACCGGGTGTCGAGGTCGAAGTCGGTGGGCCCGGAGGCGATGCGCAGCCGGGCGGTGTCAGTGGTGTACGTGATGCTCGACATCACGAAGTTGTGGCCCAGCGGCACACCCAGCTCCACGTGCGAGACGTAGATGCCGGCCTGACGGAACGTTTCGGCCACCTGCAGCGGGTCGTGACTCGACCCGTCGAGGCTCCGGAACATGGTGTGGGCCCGGGGCCATTGGCCGGTGAGCGAGAAGTTCACCCCGTCCTGGGTGTCGCATCCGGTGAGGAAGACCTCGGCCACGGAGTCGCGGTGCACGTACTCCTTCGCGACCGTGGTCGTCAGCCG is a window of Streptomyces sp. NBC_00708 DNA encoding:
- a CDS encoding XRE family transcriptional regulator, translating into MNTVGEGLDEAVQRAFTRPAPKSAGPQMRYLVKQLKGTRAVAELLGVTQRTVERYVRDQLRKPRQDLAARMDREVKRRWQPQIQAKARRDAATTGGIVIDTRARFGYTAAPGSTDDARLRHLTVALPPAYAARLFETRQQGGSDRQLQEIAAEGLQEAYFKDGGRRAQGLLVEYTDLEHVAFDL